A genomic window from Sulfurimonas paralvinellae includes:
- the nuoL gene encoding NADH-quinone oxidoreductase subunit L, with translation MEKYLYIALFAPLVSSLFSALFTATPKKLFTGIIASLLIFTSFVASSILLMYILKGGEPIHVEMMTWMATGDLYIPFGFIVDQVSVTMMMVVTLVSTIVHVYSIGYMDHDKGFNRFFAWLSAFVFSMMILVMSDNYAGLFIGWEGVGLCSWGLIGFWFHKESATWAANEAFIMNRIADLGMLIGLFLVYWNTGTLQYDGAFAAFHTLDGATLTWIGIFLFIGAMGKSAQFPLHTWLADAMEGPTPVSALIHAATMVTAGVYLVIRSNELYTLIPNVGLFIASLGAFVALFAASMALVNRDMKRIIAYSTLSQLGYMFAAAGLGAYWVALFHLMAHAFFKALLFLGAGNVMHAMHDELDPFKMGGLKKVMKWTWIMMTIASLALAGIFPFAGFFSKDTILEAAFAEHHMVIYGVLLFTAGLTAFYSFRLVALIFHGEERYKIFGIHPHEAYRFMLVAMSPLLILAMIAGVFQEPFFHMVEEILGATEYHIHSHVTALIMLVGTQIFVALAILYAYKKYANSRVKVPDGTSKVENSFMYKLLINQYYIPYAYEEYIVKPYREISDVFWSKVDLKIVDATVDGIAGIIYGTGERTRAMQSGNLSTMLKWMVAGLVGLLSLAVVFGLAARYSDAILPILSGLGVM, from the coding sequence ATGGAAAAATATCTATATATTGCACTTTTTGCACCACTTGTCAGTTCTCTTTTTTCAGCACTATTTACTGCTACACCAAAGAAACTGTTTACAGGTATTATCGCTTCACTGTTGATTTTTACATCATTCGTTGCGAGTTCAATCCTTTTAATGTATATCTTAAAGGGTGGCGAGCCGATACATGTTGAGATGATGACATGGATGGCTACAGGAGACTTGTATATTCCTTTTGGTTTTATCGTTGATCAGGTATCTGTGACAATGATGATGGTTGTAACGCTTGTTTCAACTATCGTTCATGTTTACTCTATAGGATATATGGACCATGATAAAGGATTCAACAGATTCTTTGCATGGCTTTCAGCATTTGTTTTCTCAATGATGATTCTTGTTATGAGTGACAACTATGCAGGTCTTTTCATCGGTTGGGAAGGTGTTGGTCTTTGTTCTTGGGGACTTATTGGTTTCTGGTTTCACAAAGAGAGTGCAACATGGGCGGCAAACGAAGCGTTCATTATGAATCGTATAGCTGACCTTGGAATGTTGATCGGACTTTTCCTTGTATATTGGAATACAGGAACACTTCAGTATGACGGTGCTTTTGCAGCATTTCATACTCTTGACGGCGCAACACTGACATGGATCGGAATCTTCCTTTTCATAGGTGCTATGGGTAAATCAGCACAGTTTCCACTTCATACATGGCTTGCCGATGCGATGGAAGGCCCTACACCGGTTTCTGCATTGATTCACGCAGCGACAATGGTTACAGCGGGTGTTTATCTGGTTATTCGTTCAAATGAACTTTATACACTCATTCCAAATGTAGGTCTCTTTATCGCTTCACTCGGTGCTTTTGTTGCACTCTTTGCAGCATCAATGGCACTTGTTAACCGCGATATGAAACGAATCATTGCATACTCTACACTTTCACAACTAGGGTATATGTTCGCAGCCGCGGGTCTTGGTGCATACTGGGTGGCACTTTTCCACCTCATGGCTCACGCATTCTTTAAAGCACTTTTATTCCTTGGTGCGGGTAACGTTATGCACGCTATGCATGATGAACTCGATCCGTTTAAAATGGGTGGTTTGAAAAAGGTTATGAAGTGGACTTGGATCATGATGACCATTGCATCTCTTGCCTTGGCTGGAATCTTCCCATTTGCAGGTTTCTTCTCTAAAGATACAATTCTTGAAGCGGCATTTGCAGAACATCATATGGTAATCTATGGAGTGCTTCTTTTCACGGCAGGTTTGACAGCATTCTATTCATTTAGACTTGTTGCATTGATCTTCCATGGTGAAGAGAGATACAAAATCTTTGGAATCCATCCACATGAAGCATATAGATTTATGCTTGTAGCTATGAGTCCTCTTTTGATCCTTGCGATGATTGCAGGTGTTTTTCAAGAGCCTTTCTTCCATATGGTTGAAGAGATATTAGGTGCTACAGAGTATCATATCCATTCACATGTTACGGCTTTAATTATGCTTGTAGGTACACAGATTTTTGTTGCTTTGGCTATCCTTTATGCATATAAAAAATATGCAAATTCACGTGTTAAAGTGCCGGATGGTACAAGCAAAGTGGAAAACTCTTTTATGTATAAATTACTTATTAATCAATACTATATTCCTTATGCTTATGAGGAGTACATTGTTAAACCGTATAGAGAAATTTCAGATGTATTTTGGAGTAAAGTCGATCTTAAAATCGTCGATGCAACTGTCGATGGTATTGCCGGTATTATCTATGGTACGGGTGAGAGAACAAGAGCAATGCAGAGCGGTAATCTCTCTACAATGCTCAAATGGATGGTAGCCGGTCTCGTTGGTCTGCTTTCATTAGCTGTTGTCTTTGGACTTGCAGCAAGATATTCTGATGCGATCCTACCGATCTTATCAGGCTTAGGAGTTATGTAA
- a CDS encoding NADH-quinone oxidoreductase subunit M, which translates to MLDHILSILIFFPALAAVFGFMIQKESMRAYGVSVAAIEFGLALWLWYVFDGNVSGMQFMENFPLVPSFGINYILGVDGISVFIIILSAFFTLLGIGSLTDTPKVKYMIITLLFLQMTMVGVFAALDAIVFYIFWELSLVPMLYIIGAWGGPLRIYASIKFFLYTFAGSLVMLVGMLFMAYFYYQATGAWSFALLDWYRLILPESFQLWLFAAFFLGFAIKVPMFPFHTWLPYAHGQAPTIGSVILAAILLKMGTYAFVRFSLPLFPDASAFFMIPIAVLAIIMVIYTAMVAYAQKDIKQVVAYSSISHMGIIILGTFALNVEGISGSIFLMLGHGVVAGALFLLVGVIYDRRHTKLMSEFGGLAHVMPRYAAIFGIMMMASVGMPLTINFVGEFLSLLGFYQQSHILTLLAGTGIIVGAIYMLAAYKKAFFGEVTNEKNKDLPDVNKKELFGLIPLVIVAIWLGVYPKPVLEPINNSVKSIVQLMHNKSTTELAKERIPNLIKEKVIVIKKTVIEEEVR; encoded by the coding sequence ATGTTAGATCATATTTTATCGATTTTAATCTTCTTTCCGGCACTGGCTGCTGTATTTGGTTTTATGATCCAAAAAGAGAGTATGCGTGCTTACGGTGTGAGTGTTGCCGCTATTGAGTTTGGACTTGCATTGTGGCTGTGGTATGTGTTTGATGGAAATGTATCTGGCATGCAATTCATGGAAAATTTTCCGTTGGTTCCATCTTTTGGAATTAATTATATATTAGGTGTTGATGGTATTTCAGTTTTTATTATTATACTTTCAGCATTCTTTACACTTTTGGGTATCGGTTCTTTAACAGATACACCAAAAGTCAAATATATGATTATTACTCTTTTGTTCTTACAAATGACAATGGTCGGTGTGTTCGCAGCTCTTGATGCAATTGTATTTTATATCTTTTGGGAACTTTCACTTGTACCGATGCTTTATATTATCGGTGCATGGGGTGGACCATTACGAATATATGCTTCAATAAAATTCTTTTTATACACTTTTGCAGGTTCACTTGTAATGCTTGTAGGCATGCTTTTTATGGCATATTTTTATTATCAGGCAACAGGTGCGTGGAGTTTTGCTCTTTTAGACTGGTATAGACTTATATTACCTGAATCATTTCAATTGTGGCTTTTTGCCGCTTTCTTTCTTGGCTTTGCCATTAAAGTACCAATGTTTCCATTTCATACATGGTTGCCATATGCACACGGACAAGCTCCGACTATCGGTTCTGTAATACTTGCAGCAATTCTTTTAAAGATGGGAACATATGCATTTGTGAGATTTTCATTACCACTATTTCCTGATGCTTCTGCATTTTTTATGATTCCTATTGCAGTCTTAGCGATCATTATGGTAATTTACACGGCAATGGTTGCTTATGCGCAAAAAGACATTAAACAGGTCGTTGCATACTCATCTATTTCACATATGGGTATTATTATCTTAGGAACTTTTGCATTAAATGTAGAAGGTATTTCCGGTTCTATTTTCTTAATGTTAGGTCACGGTGTTGTTGCCGGCGCACTTTTCTTACTTGTAGGTGTGATTTATGACAGACGTCATACAAAACTTATGAGTGAGTTTGGCGGTTTGGCGCATGTTATGCCAAGATATGCAGCTATATTCGGAATCATGATGATGGCTTCAGTCGGTATGCCGCTTACAATCAACTTTGTAGGAGAGTTCCTCTCTTTACTTGGTTTCTATCAGCAGTCTCATATTTTGACACTCTTAGCAGGTACTGGTATTATCGTCGGTGCTATTTATATGCTTGCAGCATATAAAAAAGCATTTTTCGGTGAAGTAACGAATGAAAAAAATAAAGATTTACCGGATGTCAATAAAAAAGAACTCTTTGGTTTGATTCCTTTGGTGATTGTGGCAATATGGCTGGGTGTATATCCAAAACCTGTATTGGAACCAATTAACAACAGTGTGAAATCAATTGTGCAGTTAATGCATAATAAATCAACTACTGAATTAGCAAAAGAGAGAATCCCTAATCTTATAAAAGAGAAAGTG
- the nuoK gene encoding NADH-quinone oxidoreductase subunit NuoK: MMEIGLNHYLVLSVILFCIGLVGVMRRKNLLLLFFATEILLNSVNIAFAAISHYYGDLTGQMFAFFVIAIAASEVAVGLGLLIVWYKRHNSIDLDAMTSMRG, from the coding sequence ATGATGGAGATAGGTTTAAATCATTATCTTGTCCTTTCTGTGATCTTGTTTTGTATAGGTCTCGTGGGTGTGATGAGAAGAAAGAACTTACTTTTGTTGTTTTTCGCAACAGAGATTTTACTGAACTCAGTAAACATCGCTTTTGCTGCGATTTCACATTACTATGGTGATCTTACTGGTCAGATGTTCGCATTTTTTGTAATTGCGATCGCTGCATCAGAGGTTGCAGTAGGACTTGGTCTGCTGATCGTTTGGTATAAACGTCATAACAGTATAGACTTAGATGCTATGACAAGTATGAGAGGTTAA
- the nuoI gene encoding NADH-quinone oxidoreductase subunit NuoI, giving the protein MKMEAFNDRNVADNGYFLVDIEDYPTDGWGKFKRVVKRTFKGELFVGLWVVMREMIRFDIHTIQYPQEKMPIGPRYRAVHKMKRLWESDTERCIGCGLCEKICISDCIRIDTKIDENSRKEVTEYTINLGRCIFCGYCAEVCPELAITHGGEYENASEQREHFVMYEDMLTPIDTMKAGKQLEFEGFGSITPHEDERVKKTPLAY; this is encoded by the coding sequence ATGAAAATGGAAGCATTTAATGACAGAAATGTAGCAGATAACGGTTACTTTCTTGTAGATATTGAAGATTATCCTACTGATGGTTGGGGTAAATTTAAGCGTGTAGTAAAGAGAACTTTCAAAGGGGAGTTATTTGTTGGACTATGGGTTGTTATGCGTGAGATGATTCGCTTTGACATCCATACAATTCAGTATCCTCAGGAAAAGATGCCTATCGGTCCAAGATACCGTGCGGTACATAAGATGAAAAGACTTTGGGAATCAGATACTGAGCGTTGTATCGGTTGTGGTCTTTGTGAAAAGATCTGTATCTCTGACTGTATCAGAATTGACACAAAGATCGATGAGAATTCTCGTAAAGAAGTTACTGAGTATACGATCAACCTTGGTCGCTGTATCTTTTGTGGATACTGTGCAGAGGTTTGTCCAGAGCTTGCAATTACACACGGTGGTGAGTATGAAAATGCTTCAGAACAGAGAGAACACTTCGTTATGTATGAAGATATGTTGACACCGATTGACACTATGAAAGCTGGTAAACAGCTTGAGTTTGAAGGTTTTGGTTCTATCACCCCACATGAAGATGAGCGTGTTAAAAAAACACCTCTAGCGTATTAA
- a CDS encoding NADH-quinone oxidoreductase subunit J, protein MFEAVAFYLFAFLTIAMFYITVTTKQALYALTALAAGMIFISAFFFILGADFLGVVQIIVYTGAVMALYAFGMMFFDTTREVKEKQGNKYIIVGLATLAAILVVVIFAAPMVSENIVALYPAMEGVGNTQMVGVVLFTKYLIPFEVAAIMLLVAMVAGIVLAGKKMDISLTLMSSDEIKENEEKNKKVLS, encoded by the coding sequence ATGTTTGAAGCGGTAGCGTTTTACTTGTTTGCATTTTTAACGATTGCTATGTTTTACATCACAGTAACAACTAAGCAGGCGTTATATGCATTAACTGCCTTGGCAGCAGGAATGATTTTTATATCGGCATTTTTCTTTATCCTTGGTGCTGATTTTTTAGGTGTAGTTCAAATTATTGTCTATACAGGTGCTGTAATGGCTCTATATGCTTTTGGTATGATGTTTTTCGATACAACTCGCGAAGTCAAAGAGAAGCAGGGGAATAAATATATCATCGTAGGACTTGCAACTTTGGCAGCGATCTTAGTTGTCGTTATTTTTGCTGCACCGATGGTGTCTGAAAATATTGTTGCTCTTTATCCTGCAATGGAAGGTGTTGGCAATACACAAATGGTAGGAGTTGTACTCTTTACAAAATATCTTATTCCATTTGAAGTTGCTGCCATTATGTTACTAGTGGCAATGGTTGCCGGTATTGTTCTTGCAGGAAAGAAAATGGATATCTCTCTTACGCTTATGTCTTCAGATGAGATTAAAGAGAATGAAGAAAAAAATAAAAAGGTGCTTTCATGA